One part of the candidate division KSB1 bacterium genome encodes these proteins:
- a CDS encoding transketolase, with protein MQRLDIAALQEIARELRLDIIRMLTEAGSGHPGGSLSAIDMITCLYFSHLRHRPEEPNWPDRDRFILSKGHGVPAVYAVLAKCGYFPKEKLMTLRKLESPLQGHPDRVRLPGIEASTGSLGQGLSIALGMALASKIDGNRFHVYCMIGDGEAQAGQIWEALMAAPHLHVDTLTVMLDYNKGQIDGPTNQIMNLEPIVDKLRAFNWHVEEIDGHNYPQILSALDRCRGIRNKPTFIVAHTIKGRGVSFMEHVIDWHGKAPTPAECEKALADIRAMKY; from the coding sequence ATGCAACGCCTCGACATCGCTGCACTGCAAGAAATCGCCAGAGAATTGCGTCTCGACATCATTCGCATGTTGACCGAAGCCGGCTCCGGCCATCCCGGCGGCTCGCTCTCGGCGATTGACATGATCACCTGTCTTTATTTTTCGCATCTGCGTCACCGGCCTGAAGAACCGAACTGGCCGGATCGGGATCGCTTCATTCTCTCCAAAGGGCACGGTGTGCCAGCGGTCTATGCCGTCTTGGCAAAATGCGGCTATTTCCCGAAAGAGAAACTGATGACGCTGCGCAAGCTCGAATCGCCGCTGCAAGGCCATCCCGATCGCGTGCGCTTGCCGGGCATCGAGGCCTCGACCGGTTCGCTCGGTCAAGGCCTGTCGATTGCGCTCGGCATGGCGCTGGCGAGCAAAATCGATGGGAATCGTTTTCACGTGTATTGCATGATCGGCGACGGCGAGGCGCAAGCCGGACAAATTTGGGAGGCGCTGATGGCCGCGCCGCATCTCCACGTCGATACTTTGACCGTGATGCTCGATTACAACAAAGGCCAAATCGACGGCCCGACCAACCAGATCATGAATCTCGAACCCATCGTCGATAAATTGCGCGCCTTCAATTGGCACGTGGAAGAGATCGACGGCCACAACTATCCGCAGATTCTCAGCGCCTTGGATCGTTGTCGCGGCATTCGTAACAAGCCGACATTTATCGTCGCCCATACCATCAAAGGCCGTGGCGTCAGCTTCATGGAACACGTGATCGATTGGCACGGCAAAGCGCCGACGCCGGCGGAGTGTGAAAAAGCGCTCGCAGATATTCGGGCGATGAAATATTAA
- a CDS encoding aminoacyl-histidine dipeptidase — translation MSFVAELEPQSVWKHFDEILKIPRGSKNEQKMREYVIGVAQKHGLSYKQDKAGNVVVRKPGAPGRESAPAIILQSHLDMVNDKNADVQHDFDKDPIIPQRVGEYLTATGTTLGSDNGIGVASALAVMESRDIMHGPLEFLFTIDEETGLTGATELAKDLLTAKRLINLDTEEEGALYVGCAGGAGTDITLSLNSTKPPKQFAALEVKLTGLQGGHSGVDIHLQRGNATKLLARALYRLMIEGRFKFRLAGISGGNKHNAIPREAFATVVLPKKQQKKFSAALEKQIADIQAEYKTADPGIQLTVAPAKARRMWDGKSTHKVIALLNALPHGVMSMSNDIPGLVETSTNLAVVNSDKNKVTIHCSTRSSVAPALQATRDRIRAIAEFAGAKVKEGDGYPGWKPNLDSEVLRVSKQVHQELFGVEPAIKAIHAGLECGIIGEKYPGMDMVSMGPQIEFPHSPSERVKISSVANYYRLLVKTLERLAA, via the coding sequence ATGTCATTTGTTGCCGAACTGGAACCGCAGAGCGTCTGGAAACATTTTGATGAAATCCTCAAAATTCCGCGCGGCTCGAAGAATGAGCAAAAGATGCGCGAGTATGTCATCGGTGTAGCACAGAAGCACGGCTTGAGTTACAAGCAGGACAAGGCCGGCAATGTCGTGGTGCGCAAGCCCGGCGCACCCGGCCGGGAAAGCGCACCGGCAATTATCTTGCAAAGCCATTTGGACATGGTGAATGACAAGAATGCCGATGTGCAGCATGATTTTGACAAAGACCCGATCATTCCGCAACGCGTCGGCGAATATTTAACCGCGACCGGTACCACGCTGGGGTCGGACAACGGCATCGGTGTCGCCTCGGCTTTGGCAGTGATGGAATCGCGGGATATCATGCACGGGCCGCTCGAATTTCTTTTCACGATCGATGAAGAAACCGGCTTGACCGGCGCGACGGAGCTGGCGAAGGATTTGTTGACGGCTAAACGCCTCATTAATTTGGACACCGAAGAAGAAGGCGCGTTGTATGTCGGCTGCGCCGGGGGCGCCGGAACGGATATTACGCTCTCACTCAACTCGACCAAGCCGCCAAAGCAATTTGCGGCATTGGAAGTGAAACTCACCGGTTTGCAGGGTGGACATTCCGGCGTTGACATTCATTTGCAGCGCGGCAACGCCACCAAACTCTTGGCGCGCGCGCTTTATCGCCTGATGATCGAGGGCCGGTTTAAATTTCGCCTGGCAGGCATTTCTGGCGGCAATAAACACAACGCCATTCCACGCGAAGCTTTTGCCACCGTGGTTTTGCCGAAAAAACAGCAGAAGAAATTCAGCGCCGCGCTGGAAAAACAAATTGCCGATATTCAAGCCGAATATAAAACCGCCGATCCCGGCATTCAATTAACGGTGGCGCCGGCCAAGGCTAGGCGCATGTGGGACGGCAAAAGCACCCATAAAGTGATTGCGCTGCTCAATGCGCTCCCGCACGGTGTGATGAGCATGAGCAACGACATTCCCGGCCTGGTTGAAACCAGCACGAATCTGGCCGTCGTGAACAGCGACAAAAACAAAGTGACGATTCATTGCAGCACGCGCAGTTCCGTGGCGCCGGCGCTGCAGGCAACGCGCGATCGCATCCGCGCCATCGCAGAATTCGCTGGCGCGAAGGTCAAAGAAGGCGACGGTTATCCCGGCTGGAAACCCAATCTCGATTCCGAAGTTCTGCGCGTGAGCAAACAAGTCCATCAGGAACTCTTCGGCGTTGAACCGGCGATCAAGGCGATCCATGCCGGATTGGAATGCGGCATCATCGGCGAGAAGTATCCCGGCATGGACATGGTGTCGATGGGCCCGCAAATCGAATTTCCTCATTCGCCGAGCGAACGCGTGAAGATCAGCTCGGTCGCCAATTATTATCGTTTGCTGGTGAAGACGTTGGAAAGATTGGCGGCATGA
- a CDS encoding ATP-binding protein, with protein MMSDTVTTATAKATESAPGLPKARLLLVDSRSEWSARLHQVLHENGVELDVLASAQMALSVLQSRFCDALLLEVPLPDMPASQMVAVTRNRFPFLPIIVLAAESGMSEAVGALKAGAFHFIPSNFEPRQTLGALRKILALQNAPVTLSRALPDLKQTIQFSLPSTLDYIIGAAAHLTETLVRFGIITVEELNIKIALVEALTNAMEHGNGFDPKKRVKVDAKFFEDKAEIKITDQGRGFNHRQLPNPTSPENLYKPRGRGIYMMHRLMDEVHFNRKGNGVRLVKYRRLPKPTSQ; from the coding sequence ATGATGAGTGACACCGTTACAACCGCCACCGCAAAGGCAACGGAAAGCGCGCCAGGCTTGCCCAAAGCGCGGCTTTTGCTCGTTGACAGCCGCAGCGAATGGTCGGCGCGGCTGCATCAGGTTTTGCACGAAAACGGTGTCGAGCTTGACGTGCTGGCTTCGGCGCAGATGGCGCTCAGCGTGCTGCAATCACGTTTTTGCGACGCCTTGCTGCTGGAAGTGCCGTTGCCGGATATGCCGGCGTCGCAGATGGTGGCGGTCACGCGCAATCGCTTTCCGTTTTTGCCGATCATCGTGTTGGCCGCGGAAAGCGGCATGTCGGAGGCGGTCGGCGCGCTGAAAGCCGGGGCCTTTCATTTTATTCCGTCAAACTTTGAGCCCAGGCAAACGCTCGGCGCCCTGCGCAAAATTCTGGCGCTGCAAAACGCGCCGGTCACGCTGTCGCGCGCGCTTCCCGATTTGAAGCAAACCATTCAATTCAGCCTGCCGAGCACGCTGGATTATATCATCGGCGCCGCGGCGCATCTCACCGAGACCCTCGTCCGTTTCGGGATCATCACCGTCGAGGAGCTCAACATCAAAATCGCCCTGGTCGAGGCGCTGACCAATGCCATGGAACACGGCAATGGTTTCGATCCGAAAAAGCGGGTAAAAGTCGACGCCAAATTTTTCGAGGACAAGGCCGAGATCAAAATTACCGATCAGGGCAGGGGCTTCAACCATCGCCAATTGCCGAATCCCACATCACCTGAAAATCTTTACAAGCCTCGCGGTCGCGGTATTTACATGATGCATCGTTTGATGGATGAAGTGCATTTCAATCGCAAAGGCAATGGCGTGCGTCTGGTGAAATACCGCCGACTGCCGAAACCCACGTCACAGTAG
- a CDS encoding retroviral-like aspartic protease family protein, translating into MSSVFANRIIGRFDLGGVLMIPVEINGKSTEFVFDSGASLTVINQKYIEYLKIAVDFTHRTKLFVANDKPVDAPRGIIEKIRVGSIVRNNLPIHVINFPPESTLRGLIGMNFLQGLRFTVEMDTGVLILREPKKK; encoded by the coding sequence TTGTCCTCAGTATTTGCTAACAGAATTATTGGACGTTTCGATTTGGGTGGTGTTTTGATGATTCCGGTCGAAATAAACGGAAAATCGACGGAATTTGTTTTCGATTCCGGCGCCTCCCTAACTGTAATTAACCAAAAGTATATTGAATATCTCAAAATTGCAGTTGACTTTACTCACAGGACGAAGCTTTTTGTGGCAAATGATAAGCCGGTTGATGCGCCTCGGGGCATTATAGAAAAAATTCGAGTTGGCAGTATCGTAAGGAACAATCTGCCTATTCATGTCATCAATTTCCCGCCTGAATCAACGCTTCGCGGCTTGATCGGCATGAATTTCCTGCAAGGCCTGCGCTTCACCGTCGAAATGGACACTGGCGTTTTGATTTTACGAGAACCAAAGAAAAAATAA
- the amrS gene encoding AmmeMemoRadiSam system radical SAM enzyme, translating into MVEAQFYTRTANNKVVCYLCPRYCDIGDGQTGFCFVRKNVGGTLYSLAYANPYAVHIDPIEKKPLAHYLPGTRILSIGTAGCNLGCKFCQNWDISKARYDQERAYKFTPENAVAEAIQRGCPSIAFTYNDPVIWAEYAIDIAKLAHAHGLKAVAVTAGYITPEALPAFYDHIDAANVDLKGFTENFYRKTCLAHLAPVLETLKTLKRRGTTWFEITNLVIPTLNDALEEIRDMCLWILDNLGPEVPLHFTAFHPDFKLMHLPHTSQDILEEARLLAMDIGIHYVYVGNVHTNEGNNTYCPKCKTLIVRRSWHAVHEINLQNGCCPNCGHKIPMIESEPSQRRRANLPLYEVLA; encoded by the coding sequence ATGGTGGAAGCTCAATTTTATACCCGCACCGCCAACAACAAGGTGGTTTGTTACCTGTGCCCGCGTTATTGCGACATTGGCGACGGCCAGACCGGTTTTTGTTTTGTCCGTAAAAACGTGGGCGGCACGCTTTACTCGCTGGCTTATGCCAATCCTTACGCTGTTCATATCGACCCGATCGAGAAAAAACCGCTGGCGCATTATCTGCCCGGCACGCGCATTTTGTCCATCGGCACCGCCGGCTGCAACCTCGGCTGCAAATTCTGCCAGAATTGGGATATTTCCAAAGCGCGATACGATCAGGAACGCGCCTACAAATTTACGCCGGAAAATGCGGTTGCCGAAGCCATACAGCGCGGTTGTCCGAGCATTGCGTTCACTTACAACGATCCGGTGATCTGGGCGGAATACGCCATCGACATCGCCAAGCTTGCGCATGCGCACGGCCTCAAAGCCGTTGCCGTCACCGCGGGTTACATCACCCCGGAAGCGCTGCCGGCGTTTTATGATCATATCGACGCCGCCAACGTCGATCTCAAAGGCTTCACGGAAAATTTTTATCGCAAGACGTGTCTGGCGCATCTGGCGCCGGTTTTGGAAACGCTAAAAACGCTCAAACGCCGCGGCACGACGTGGTTTGAAATCACCAATTTGGTCATTCCGACGCTCAACGATGCGCTGGAAGAGATTCGCGACATGTGTTTGTGGATTCTCGACAATCTCGGGCCGGAGGTGCCGTTGCATTTCACCGCGTTTCATCCTGATTTCAAGCTGATGCACTTGCCGCATACTTCGCAAGACATTCTCGAAGAGGCGCGGCTGCTGGCGATGGACATCGGCATTCATTATGTTTATGTCGGGAATGTTCATACGAACGAAGGCAACAATACTTATTGTCCCAAATGCAAAACGCTGATCGTGCGCCGGAGCTGGCATGCGGTGCACGAGATCAATTTGCAAAACGGCTGCTGCCCGAATTGCGGCCACAAGATTCCGATGATTGAAAGCGAGCCCTCGCAACGCCGTCGCGCCAACTTGCCGCTTTATGAAGTGTTGGCGTAA
- the gabT gene encoding 4-aminobutyrate--2-oxoglutarate transaminase: protein MPSIQLKTPIPGPKSQALMQRRHAAVPRGPYNSTPIFAAKAEGALVTDVDGNLFIDFAGGIGAMNLGHANPHVVQAISEQARKFTHSCYHVTAYEPYIALAEKLNELTPGKFAKKTMFANSGAEAIENAIKIARYATGRTGIICFEHAFHGRTLLAMSLTGKVKPYKYGFGPFLPETYRIPYPYEYRWHSSSHPIDWESEYQKIFDELFTGHVAPDKIAALVMEPVLGEGGFVVAPPPAVRTIAKICREHGIVFIADEVQTGFYRTGKAFAIEWSDVEPDIIVMAKSLASGLPLSAVTGRAELMDAPHEGGLGGTYGGNPIACAAGLASLEEMQRLNLGERAAAIGEFVGRRFSALAANNPKVGEARGIGAMRALEIVKDKATKQPDKEAAQKIQQLGYQQGLLSLTAGTYSNVIRTLMPLVISTEQLAEGIEVLENVCGIVAKEGQ from the coding sequence ATGCCATCCATCCAACTCAAAACTCCCATCCCCGGCCCGAAGAGCCAGGCGCTCATGCAGCGCCGCCACGCTGCGGTGCCGCGCGGGCCGTATAATTCCACGCCGATTTTCGCGGCGAAAGCCGAGGGCGCGCTCGTCACCGACGTTGACGGCAACCTCTTCATCGATTTTGCCGGTGGCATCGGCGCGATGAATCTCGGCCACGCCAATCCGCATGTCGTGCAGGCGATTAGCGAGCAAGCGCGAAAATTCACGCACAGCTGTTATCACGTCACGGCGTACGAGCCGTACATCGCGCTCGCCGAAAAATTGAATGAACTCACTCCGGGGAAATTTGCGAAAAAAACCATGTTCGCCAACAGCGGCGCGGAAGCGATTGAGAATGCCATCAAGATCGCGCGCTACGCCACCGGGCGAACCGGCATCATTTGCTTCGAGCATGCGTTTCATGGCCGCACGCTTTTGGCGATGAGCCTCACCGGCAAAGTCAAGCCGTATAAATACGGTTTCGGCCCGTTTCTGCCGGAGACCTATCGCATTCCTTATCCCTACGAATATCGCTGGCATTCTTCGTCTCATCCAATCGACTGGGAAAGCGAATACCAAAAAATTTTCGACGAGCTTTTCACTGGTCACGTGGCGCCGGATAAAATTGCGGCGCTGGTCATGGAGCCGGTTCTGGGCGAAGGCGGTTTCGTCGTGGCGCCGCCGCCGGCGGTGCGAACCATCGCGAAAATTTGCCGCGAGCATGGCATCGTTTTCATCGCCGACGAAGTGCAAACCGGTTTCTATCGCACCGGCAAAGCCTTTGCGATTGAATGGTCGGACGTCGAGCCGGATATCATCGTCATGGCAAAATCACTGGCTTCGGGTTTGCCTTTGAGCGCCGTCACCGGGCGCGCCGAGTTGATGGATGCACCGCACGAAGGTGGGCTTGGTGGAACTTATGGCGGCAATCCGATTGCTTGCGCAGCGGGCTTGGCGAGTCTCGAAGAAATGCAGCGCCTCAATCTCGGTGAGCGCGCCGCGGCCATTGGAGAATTTGTTGGCCGCCGTTTTTCCGCCCTCGCGGCGAACAATCCGAAAGTCGGCGAGGCGCGTGGTATTGGCGCGATGCGAGCGTTGGAAATTGTGAAAGACAAAGCCACCAAACAGCCGGATAAAGAAGCCGCGCAAAAGATTCAACAGCTTGGTTATCAACAAGGGCTTCTTTCGTTGACGGCCGGAACTTACTCCAATGTCATCCGCACGCTGATGCCCTTGGTCATTTCGACCGAACAATTGGCCGAAGGTATCGAGGTTTTGGAAAATGTCTGTGGCATTGTTGCTAAAGAAGGACAGTGA
- a CDS encoding DUF433 domain-containing protein, giving the protein MPNLIDRITVNPNQCGGRPCIRGMRIRVIDVLDLFAAGLSAEQILDEMRDLEREDLQACLKFARRRLDHPLVAA; this is encoded by the coding sequence ATGCCAAATTTAATCGACAGAATTACGGTTAATCCTAACCAATGTGGTGGGCGCCCTTGTATTCGTGGAATGCGCATAAGAGTCATTGATGTGCTTGATCTCTTTGCGGCAGGTTTGAGCGCCGAACAAATTCTTGACGAAATGCGTGATCTTGAGCGAGAAGACTTGCAAGCTTGCTTGAAATTCGCAAGACGTCGCTTGGATCATCCTCTGGTGGCAGCATGA